CGTGGAAAGCCGCTGACGCGTCCCTTCGCGGTCGAGCTTGCCATTTGAGGTAGAACGCCGCCATTCGTCCACCCCGGCAGACAGCACCTTGGCGGCCGGGATATCATCGTCGCCGCGGGTCTTGTAAAAGGCATCAATATCGTCGGTCTTCCAGAAATCCGCCTCATATTTCTCGCTGTCACGCCGCGCACCGCGCAGCCGTCCGGCAACGCTGAAAATGATCGTCCAGGTCCAGATACTGGCCAGCGCCAGGCCGATCATCACCAGCTTAACGATGATATCCGCCTCCATGAACAGGGCGATGGGGGAGAGGGTGACGGTCTCGGTCGATAACCCCATTTGGTCGAGCATAGGCTGGTTGGTTCCTTTGGTTTATCGCGTTTTATTCGCTGACAAGAACGGAGTTGAACGCCTCAACCCATTGTTTTGGCTGCCGTGTCGGGCGGCCCTTGGGGTTGAGGAAAGCGGCTTTGACGTCGGCGGTGAAGATCAAATCATCATCGCGCATGACTCGTTGCTGAATATGGCACCCGGCGGCGCGGATTTGCGTCGCGCGGCTGGCAATGATCAGCGCATCATCAAATTTTGCCGGCAGATGATAACGGATATCCATGCCCATAATCGCATAGGTGCCGATACCGGCCTCATGCGTCGCGCGCTGATCAATGCCGATAGCGCGCAGCATATCGGTGCGCGCGCGTTCGCAGAAGCGCAGATAATTGGCGTGATAGACGATCCCGGAGAAATCAGTGTCCTCATAATATATGCGCACCGCAAACCAGTGCGTCCGGTCAACAAAGCGCCCGGCAAAGGGGGCGAGGTCCGCAGGTGGTTTCGCTTCGGTCATGAACAGGCAGATAGGCGGAAACACAGCCCATGAAAAGCGGCATCTGGCGCGCCAGAGTCACTGATCGCAATCGTGACTCAACTGGTCGCAATGGGCTGTGCTTAGCCGCTCAAGGCAATTTCGTTCATATTGAATCGTCATTGCGAGGAGCGAAGCGACGCGGCAATCCAGAGCAGAGCGAGATGCCCTGGATTGCTTCGCTTCGCTCGCAATGACGCTTTTGAGCATGATTGCAGTTCGGGAAAACGCGCCGCACAATGGTCAGCCCCGACGTTGGTAGCCAGACTAACCTTAAGATACCTCAATCGCTCAAAGGCATTTGCTGGGTTGCGCAATGGATGCCGCCGCCGACCTCACCTATGGGGTCGACATTGAGCAGGACAATCTCGCGGTCAGGGTAAAGGTCGGCCAGGATTGA
The sequence above is drawn from the Parasphingorhabdus sp. SCSIO 66989 genome and encodes:
- the tolQ gene encoding protein TolQ, which encodes MLDQMGLSTETVTLSPIALFMEADIIVKLVMIGLALASIWTWTIIFSVAGRLRGARRDSEKYEADFWKTDDIDAFYKTRGDDDIPAAKVLSAGVDEWRRSTSNGKLDREGTRQRLSTVMNASVTEEIDRMSERLNFLATVGSVAPFVGLFGTVWGIMRSFSAIAAEQNSSLAVVAPGIAEALFATAIGLFAAIPAVIAYNRFSHKLNMLEARLFRFADGFHATLSRELEKGA
- a CDS encoding YbgC/FadM family acyl-CoA thioesterase gives rise to the protein MTEAKPPADLAPFAGRFVDRTHWFAVRIYYEDTDFSGIVYHANYLRFCERARTDMLRAIGIDQRATHEAGIGTYAIMGMDIRYHLPAKFDDALIIASRATQIRAAGCHIQQRVMRDDDLIFTADVKAAFLNPKGRPTRQPKQWVEAFNSVLVSE